Proteins encoded together in one Solanum lycopersicum chromosome 7, SLM_r2.1 window:
- the LOC101257282 gene encoding small ribosomal subunit protein uS3y, with protein sequence MAKQSVQMSKKRKFVADGVFFAELNEVLTRELAEDGYSGVEVRVTPMRTEIIIRATRTQNVLGDKGRRIRELTSVVQKRFNFDENTVELYAEKVNNRGLCAIAQAESLRYKLLGGLAVRRACYGVLRFIMESGAKGCEVIVSGKLRAQRAKSMKFKDGYMISSGQPVKEYIDSAVRHVLLRQGVLGIKVKIMLDWDPKGKQGPTTPLPDLVTIHPPKEEEEYLRLPVAAPVEIDPPIVV encoded by the exons ATGGCGAAGCAGAGTGTTCAGATGAGCAAAAAGAGGAAg TTTGTGGCTGATGGCGTGTTCTTCGCCGAGCTGAACGAAGTGTTGACACGTGAATTGGCTGAAGATGGATATTCCGGAGTGGAGGTCAGAGTTACTCCAATGAGGACTGAGATCATCATCAGAGCCACTCGGACTCAGAATGTTCTCG GTGACAAGGGGAGGAGGATTAGGGAGTTGACATCAGTTGTCCAGAAGAGATTCAATTTTGATGAGAACACTGTGGAGCTGTATGCTGAGAAGGTCAACAACAGAGGACTATGTGCCATTGCTCAGGCTGAATCACTTCGATACAAGCTCCTTGGTGGTCTTGCTGTCAGGAG GGCATGCTATGGTGTTTTGAGATTTATCATGGAGAGTGGAGCCAAGGGATGTGAG GTGATTGTTAGTGGAAAATTGAGAGCTCAACGCGCCAAGTCCATGAAGTTCAAAGATGGTTACATGATTTCTTCTGGTCAGCCTGTGAAAGAGTATATTGACTCTGCTGTAAGACATGTTCTCTTGAGACAG GGAGTACTTGGCATCAAGGTGAAGATCATGCTTGATTGGGATCCCAAGGGAAAGCAAGGTCCAACAACACCTCTTCCAGATCTTGTTACAATCCATCCTCCCAAGGAGGAAGAGGAATACTTGAGGCTGCCAGTAGCAGCACCAGTCGAAATTGATCCTCCAATTGTTGTGTAG